Proteins co-encoded in one Euleptes europaea isolate rEulEur1 chromosome 1, rEulEur1.hap1, whole genome shotgun sequence genomic window:
- the DUSP9 gene encoding dual specificity protein phosphatase 9, producing the protein MEDLGKPTAWLRAELASPSPRLHILDCRSRELYDSSHVERALSVALPGLLLRRLRKGNLSVRALLPGPPCGLGGDTVLLYDEGTLHLSPVRDPEEDVEEPVLMTLLQKLQEEGCLAYYLQGGFSKFQAECPHLCETNLDPASASSSPVPVAASVVGLGGLSLSSDCSDAESEPLSSGMESEGASPPSFPVQILPNLYLGSARDSANKDTLAKLGIHYILNVTPNLPNLFEKNGDFHYKQIPISDHWSQNLSQFFPEAIEFIDEALSRNCGILVHCLAGISRSVTVTVAYLMQKLHLSLNDAYDLVKRKKSNISPNFNFMGQLLDFEKSLGLNRGSRRPAASGQSFFTSPTDDSVFELDPT; encoded by the exons ATGGAAGACCTGGGCAAGCCCACGGCGTGGCTGCGGGCGGagctggcctccccttccccccgtCTGCACATCCTCGACTGCCGCAGCCGGGAGCTGTACGACTCGTCCCATGTGGAGCGGGCCCTGAGCGTGGCCCTCCCGGGCCTCCTGCTCCGCCGCCTCCGCAAGGGGAACCTCTCGGTCAGGGCGCTGCTCCCCGGGCCGCCGTGCGGACTCGGGGGGGACACCGTGTTGCTGTACGATGAGGGGACGCTCCACCTCTCCCCCGTGAGGGACCCGGAGGAGGACGTCGAGGAGCCGGTGCTGATGACCTTGCTGCAGAAGCTCCAAGAGGAAGGATGCCTGGCTTACTACCTTCAGG GAGGCTTCAGCAAGTTCCAGGCCGAGTGCCCGCACCTTTGTGAGACCAACCTGGACCCAGCCAGTGCCAGCAGCTCGCCCGTGCCCGTGGCGGCCTCCGTCGTGGGGCTGGGGGGCTTGAGCCTCAGCTCGGACTGCTCAGACGCCGAGTCGGAGCCCCTGAGCAGCGGCATGGAGTCAGAGGGGGCcagccccccctccttccccgtaCAGATCCTGCCCAACCTCTACCTGGGCAGCGCCCGCGACTCCGCCAACAAGGACACGCTGGCCAAGCTGGGGATCCACTACATCCTCAATGTGACGCCCAACCTGCCCAACCTCTTTGAGAAGAATGGTGATTTCCACTACAAGCAGATCCCCATCTCGGACCACTGGAGCCAGAACCTCTCGCAGTTCTTCCCCGAAGCCATCGAGTTCATTG ATGAGGCCCTGTCTCGGAACTGCGGCATCCTGGTGCACTGCTTGGCTGGGATCAGCCGCTCGGTCACCGTCACTGTCGCCTACCTCATGCAGAAGCTCCACCTGTCCCTCAACGACGCCTACGACCTGGTGAAGCGCAAGAAGTCCAACATCTCGCCCAACTTCAACTTCATGGGGCAACTGCTGGACTTTGAGAAGTCCCTGGGGCTCAACCGGGGAAGCCGACGCCCCGCCGCCTCCGGCCAGAGCTTCTTTACCTCCCCCACCGATGACAGCGTCTTCGAGCTGGACCCGACGTAG